A window from Thermomonas aquatica encodes these proteins:
- a CDS encoding homoserine kinase has protein sequence MSRVVRAFSPGSVGNIGVGFDIIGHSIAGIGDIATVRRIDAPTVRIAAIRGAVTDLPLEAERNTGGMALISLREALALPYGFELEIDKGIPLGSGLGGSAASCVAALVAANALLDAPLSPEALYPHALTGEAVASGGKHGDNVGPMLLGGLVLATAERLTKIHVPADWHAAVVHPHAVLETKHARAALAGHYALGEFVAQSAQLAQVLLGCERGDASLVRAGLDDLLVEPRRAPLIAGFAAVKRAALDAGAMGASISGAGPSVFAWCEDETTARTAATAMARAFADAGFDSDAHLTPVAGPAARVLA, from the coding sequence GTGAGCCGCGTCGTGCGGGCGTTCTCGCCGGGTTCCGTGGGCAATATCGGCGTCGGCTTCGACATCATCGGCCACAGCATCGCCGGCATCGGCGATATCGCCACGGTGCGCCGCATCGACGCGCCGACCGTGCGCATCGCCGCCATCCGCGGCGCTGTCACCGACTTGCCGCTCGAAGCCGAGCGCAATACCGGCGGCATGGCGCTGATTTCGCTGCGCGAAGCGCTGGCGTTGCCTTACGGCTTCGAACTCGAAATCGACAAGGGCATTCCGCTCGGCTCCGGGCTGGGCGGTTCCGCCGCGTCCTGCGTCGCCGCGCTGGTGGCGGCGAATGCCCTGCTCGATGCGCCGCTCTCGCCGGAAGCGCTGTATCCGCACGCACTGACCGGCGAAGCGGTGGCCAGCGGCGGCAAGCACGGCGACAACGTCGGGCCGATGCTGCTGGGCGGGCTGGTGCTGGCCACGGCAGAGCGGCTGACCAAGATCCATGTGCCGGCCGACTGGCATGCCGCGGTCGTGCATCCGCATGCGGTGCTGGAAACCAAGCATGCACGCGCCGCCCTCGCCGGCCACTACGCGCTGGGCGAATTCGTGGCGCAGAGCGCGCAACTCGCGCAGGTCTTGCTGGGCTGCGAACGCGGCGATGCGTCGCTGGTGCGCGCCGGCCTCGACGATCTGCTGGTGGAGCCGCGCCGCGCGCCGCTGATCGCCGGCTTCGCCGCGGTCAAGCGCGCCGCACTCGACGCCGGCGCGATGGGCGCCAGCATCTCCGGCGCCGGCCCCAGCGTGTTCGCCTGGTGCGAGGACGAAACCACGGCGCGCACCGCCGCCACGGCGATGGCACGCGCCTTCGCCGATGCCGGCTTCGACAGCGACGCGCACCTCACCCCCGTCGCCGGCCCGGCCGCGCGGGTGCTGGCATGA
- a CDS encoding SH3 domain-containing protein, with protein MTEMRRQRTALPVLRMLAMALALAALPGLARDPARTAPASMPAMPAMPASGVIGVEDAYFSPGFWIARTQAANRALMAPAAIDARNARLLRDDDSMHDLSALPASLTRAQVAGWIEGLASPPAKPLWDEAGKPVPKASLDAIVGNRAMEAIPANQATRYGMAVQRAALRAFPTALRVFSSDDDADIDRFQESALFPGDPVAIAHASADGQWLFVVSPRYAAWVEAKAIASGDRATVLAYAQRTPYRVITGAKPRTVFTREEPRVSEVQLDMGVRIPQAGAPLDEPVNGQHPYSAWILDLPVRNADGGLGFAPALLQKNADSAPGYLPLTRANIIRQAFKFLGERYGWGHSYNGRDCSGFVSEVYRSMGVQLPRNTSDQAVSPVFARTHFEAGDSRAKRMAAVAALDVGDLIYIPGHVMMFVGRIDGMPYVIHDTNGGSTLGADGELHSMHLNGVSLTPLLPLRFGKDHDYVDRITNIVRVTKRQ; from the coding sequence ATGACCGAAATGCGACGCCAGCGAACTGCGCTTCCCGTGTTGCGGATGCTGGCGATGGCGCTTGCGCTCGCCGCCCTGCCCGGACTGGCGCGCGATCCGGCCAGGACCGCACCGGCATCGATGCCGGCGATGCCGGCGATGCCGGCAAGCGGCGTCATCGGCGTCGAGGATGCGTATTTCTCGCCGGGATTCTGGATCGCGCGCACCCAGGCGGCGAATCGCGCGCTGATGGCGCCGGCCGCGATCGACGCCCGCAACGCACGCCTGTTGCGCGACGACGATTCGATGCACGACCTCTCGGCGCTGCCTGCCAGCCTGACCCGCGCGCAGGTCGCCGGCTGGATCGAGGGTCTCGCCTCGCCGCCGGCGAAACCGCTGTGGGACGAAGCCGGCAAGCCGGTGCCGAAGGCGAGCCTCGATGCGATCGTCGGCAACCGCGCGATGGAGGCGATCCCGGCGAACCAGGCCACCCGCTACGGCATGGCCGTGCAACGCGCCGCATTGCGCGCCTTCCCGACCGCGCTGCGGGTGTTCAGCAGCGACGACGATGCCGACATCGACCGCTTCCAGGAAAGCGCGCTGTTCCCGGGCGACCCGGTCGCCATCGCCCATGCCAGCGCGGACGGCCAGTGGCTGTTCGTGGTCAGCCCGCGCTATGCGGCATGGGTCGAGGCCAAGGCGATCGCCAGCGGCGACAGGGCCACCGTGCTGGCCTATGCGCAGCGCACGCCGTACCGCGTCATCACCGGCGCAAAGCCGCGCACCGTGTTCACCCGCGAGGAACCGCGGGTATCCGAAGTGCAGCTGGACATGGGCGTGCGCATTCCGCAGGCCGGCGCGCCGCTGGACGAGCCGGTCAACGGCCAGCATCCGTACAGCGCGTGGATCCTCGACCTGCCGGTGCGCAACGCGGACGGAGGCCTCGGCTTCGCGCCGGCGCTGCTGCAGAAGAACGCCGACAGCGCCCCCGGCTACCTGCCGCTGACCCGCGCCAACATCATCCGCCAAGCGTTCAAGTTCCTCGGCGAACGCTACGGCTGGGGCCATTCGTACAACGGCCGCGACTGCAGCGGCTTCGTCTCCGAGGTCTACCGCAGCATGGGCGTGCAGCTGCCGCGCAACACCAGCGACCAGGCGGTCAGCCCGGTGTTCGCGCGTACCCATTTCGAAGCCGGCGATTCCCGCGCCAAGCGCATGGCCGCGGTCGCGGCGCTGGATGTCGGCGACCTGATCTACATCCCCGGGCACGTGATGATGTTCGTCGGCCGCATCGACGGCATGCCCTACGTGATCCACGACACCAACGGCGGCAGCACCCTCGGCGCCGACGGCGAACTGCATTCGATGCACCTCAACGGCGTGTCGCTGACCCCGCTCTTGCCATTGCGCTTCGGCAAGGACCACGATTACGTCGACCGCATCACTAATATCGTCCGGGTGACGAAACGCCAATGA
- the thrC gene encoding threonine synthase: MKALSTRGNAPAVSIADAIAAGLAPDGGLYMPDSWPSFSPAEFDGDETTAQVAMRMLAPFFAGDALAPELAAICADAFHVEPPLRAFGKDGDFVLELFHGPTAAFKDYGARFLAGCLAALPRADGKPLTIVVATSGDTGAAVAGAFHGRPGIRVAILYPDGRVSPRQAHQLGCFGDNIRAFRVDGSFDDCQRMAKALLSDAAFRDQVPLGSANSISLGRLFPQAAYYARAALLHWRATGNALNFVVPTGNLGNALACLLAKRLGLPIGEIVLASNANDVLPAFFAGAEYAPRASIATLANAMDVGAPSNFERLQWLYPDAAELRRVLRAEAVGDDAIRQAILRTRATREYIACPHTACAAEVLDRLRARDEQGDWAVVATAHPAKFPEVVEPLLGDAVALPPALQAMLDRPSSAEPLANNEDVLRARLRDW, translated from the coding sequence ATGAAGGCGCTGAGCACGCGCGGCAACGCGCCGGCGGTGTCGATCGCCGATGCCATCGCCGCCGGCCTGGCGCCCGATGGCGGCCTGTACATGCCGGACTCGTGGCCGTCGTTCTCGCCAGCGGAGTTCGATGGCGACGAAACCACCGCGCAGGTCGCCATGCGCATGCTGGCGCCGTTCTTCGCCGGCGATGCGCTGGCGCCGGAACTGGCGGCGATCTGCGCGGACGCCTTCCACGTCGAACCGCCGCTGCGCGCGTTCGGGAAGGACGGCGATTTCGTGCTGGAGCTGTTCCACGGTCCCACCGCCGCGTTCAAGGACTACGGTGCGCGCTTCCTGGCCGGATGCCTGGCGGCGCTTCCGCGTGCGGACGGCAAGCCGCTCACCATCGTCGTCGCCACCTCGGGCGATACCGGCGCCGCGGTGGCCGGCGCCTTCCACGGACGGCCCGGCATCCGCGTGGCGATCCTCTATCCCGATGGCCGCGTCTCGCCGCGGCAGGCGCACCAGTTGGGCTGCTTCGGCGACAACATCCGCGCGTTCCGGGTGGACGGCAGCTTCGACGACTGCCAGCGCATGGCCAAGGCGCTGCTGTCGGATGCCGCGTTCCGCGACCAGGTGCCGCTGGGCTCGGCCAACAGCATCAGCCTGGGCCGCCTGTTCCCGCAGGCCGCCTACTATGCGCGCGCCGCGCTGCTGCACTGGCGCGCCACCGGCAACGCGCTGAATTTCGTGGTGCCCACCGGCAACCTGGGCAATGCGCTGGCCTGCCTGCTGGCGAAGCGGCTGGGATTGCCGATCGGCGAGATCGTGCTGGCCAGCAATGCCAACGATGTGCTGCCGGCCTTCTTCGCCGGCGCCGAATACGCGCCGCGCGCCAGCATCGCCACGCTGGCGAACGCGATGGACGTGGGCGCGCCCAGCAATTTCGAACGCCTGCAATGGCTGTATCCGGATGCCGCCGAACTGCGCCGCGTGCTGCGCGCGGAAGCGGTCGGCGACGACGCCATCCGCCAGGCCATCCTGCGCACCCGTGCGACGCGCGAGTACATCGCCTGCCCGCATACCGCCTGCGCCGCCGAGGTGCTGGACCGCCTGCGCGCGCGTGACGAGCAAGGCGACTGGGCGGTGGTCGCCACCGCGCATCCGGCCAAGTTCCCCGAGGTGGTGGAGCCGCTGCTGGGCGATGCGGTGGCCTTGCCGCCCGCACTGCAGGCGATGCTGGATCGCCCCAGCAGCGCCGAGCCGCTGGCCAACAACGAGGACGTCCTGCGCGCGCGATTGCGCGACTGGTGA
- a CDS encoding dipeptide epimerase produces MKITDIRFGMLRVPLKTPFKTALRSVEQVEDVVVMVHTDSGHVGYGSAPATAVITGDTHGSIVEAVRQYIAPRILGQDIANLNRITGLIQGAMEKNTSAKAAVEIAVHDLWGQLYGAPLYQLLGGGEPAITTDITISVDYIDKMVADSLAAVERGFESLKIKVGKDIGVDIERTKAIHAAVEGRALLRLDANQGWTAKQAVFALQTLEDAGVKLELVEQPVKAHDLAGLRYVTERVHTPVMADESVFGPREVVELIRMRAADIVNIKLMKTGGISNAVKIADICGLYGVDCMIGCMLESSIGVAAAVHLAVAKSDVISKVDLDGPSLCQYDPVAGGVIFNESEISVTAAPGLGIRSIEGLAPAADKAA; encoded by the coding sequence ATGAAAATCACCGACATCCGTTTCGGCATGCTGCGCGTGCCGCTGAAGACGCCGTTCAAGACCGCGCTGCGCAGCGTCGAGCAGGTCGAGGACGTGGTGGTGATGGTGCATACCGACAGCGGCCACGTCGGCTACGGCAGCGCGCCGGCCACCGCGGTGATCACCGGCGACACCCACGGCTCGATCGTGGAGGCGGTGCGCCAGTACATCGCGCCGCGGATCCTCGGCCAGGACATCGCCAACCTCAACCGCATCACCGGCCTGATCCAGGGCGCGATGGAGAAGAACACCAGCGCCAAGGCCGCGGTGGAGATCGCGGTGCACGACCTGTGGGGCCAGCTGTACGGCGCGCCGCTGTACCAGCTGCTGGGCGGCGGCGAACCGGCGATCACCACCGACATCACCATCAGCGTGGACTACATCGACAAGATGGTGGCCGATTCGCTGGCGGCGGTGGAGCGCGGCTTCGAGTCGCTGAAGATCAAGGTGGGCAAGGACATCGGCGTCGACATCGAGCGCACCAAGGCGATCCACGCCGCGGTCGAGGGCCGCGCCCTGCTCCGCCTCGACGCCAACCAGGGCTGGACCGCCAAGCAGGCGGTGTTCGCGCTGCAGACGCTGGAGGATGCGGGCGTGAAACTGGAGCTGGTCGAGCAGCCGGTCAAGGCGCACGACCTGGCCGGCCTGCGCTACGTGACCGAGCGCGTGCACACGCCGGTGATGGCCGACGAAAGCGTGTTCGGCCCGCGCGAGGTGGTGGAACTCATCCGCATGCGCGCGGCCGACATCGTCAACATCAAGCTGATGAAGACCGGCGGCATCTCCAACGCGGTCAAGATCGCCGACATCTGCGGGCTGTACGGCGTCGACTGCATGATCGGCTGCATGCTGGAATCCAGCATCGGCGTGGCCGCCGCGGTGCATCTCGCCGTCGCCAAGTCCGACGTGATCAGCAAGGTCGACCTCGACGGCCCCTCGCTGTGCCAGTACGACCCGGTGGCCGGCGGCGTCATCTTCAACGAATCGGAGATCAGCGTGACCGCTGCGCCTGGCCTCGGCATCCGCAGCATCGAGGGCCTCGCCCCGGCCGCGGACAAGGCCGCCTGA
- a CDS encoding L,D-transpeptidase family protein codes for MPIRRTATFLLPLALAACAHAPSTSGEAAHWANARQLVLVTTADWDAQSGTLRYFEREGTGWKQVGDGFDVTVGRNGTAWGIGLHAARSDGPVKREGDGKAPAGVFAIGTAFGYAPSANTGLAYKGMGSNDWCIDVPESNYYNKIVDRSLVKAPYLDKSSEPMRRDLHADGDQRYREGFVIEHNADGANRQGGSCIFAHLWKAPGEATAGCTAMAPDHMAPLLAWLDARQHPVFVELPQAQYAQLRGAWKLPEIEQ; via the coding sequence ATGCCGATCCGCCGAACCGCGACCTTCCTGTTGCCGCTGGCGCTTGCCGCCTGCGCGCATGCCCCGTCCACGAGCGGCGAAGCCGCGCACTGGGCCAATGCGCGGCAACTGGTGCTGGTCACCACCGCCGACTGGGATGCGCAGTCCGGCACCTTGCGCTATTTCGAACGCGAAGGCACCGGCTGGAAGCAGGTCGGCGACGGTTTCGACGTCACCGTGGGCCGCAACGGCACCGCCTGGGGTATCGGCCTGCACGCCGCGCGCAGCGACGGCCCGGTCAAGCGCGAGGGCGACGGCAAGGCGCCGGCGGGCGTGTTCGCCATCGGCACCGCATTCGGCTATGCGCCCAGCGCCAACACCGGGCTCGCGTACAAGGGCATGGGCAGCAACGACTGGTGCATCGACGTGCCGGAATCGAACTACTACAACAAGATCGTCGACCGCAGCCTGGTCAAGGCACCGTACCTGGACAAGTCCAGCGAGCCGATGCGCCGCGACCTGCACGCCGATGGCGACCAGCGCTACCGCGAGGGTTTCGTGATCGAACACAACGCCGACGGCGCCAACCGGCAGGGCGGCAGCTGCATCTTCGCCCATCTGTGGAAGGCGCCCGGCGAGGCCACCGCCGGCTGCACCGCGATGGCGCCCGACCACATGGCGCCGCTGCTGGCCTGGCTGGATGCGCGCCAGCATCCGGTGTTCGTCGAATTGCCGCAGGCGCAGTACGCGCAATTGCGCGGCGCATGGAAGCTGCCGGAGATCGAGCAATGA
- a CDS encoding MurR/RpiR family transcriptional regulator: MTALVKIRSERDRMSAIERRIADFILENAQLLRDYSSQQLANALGISQSSVVKFCQKLGFKGYPDLKLSINEAVVRADNGNGADASGEDAGESPRPAAGLWQRKSEAEETTRLINPPKSLDAAAAAIGRARTVFIIGLGEDDIHARAFALRLSLLGILTVHNFDPAHMTASLSAAAANDVLLVFSEHGMQPALCHLSHHFRARQRGKVVTVTRHSSNALRAHADVALLVSAHDERAHIEPLLYHSALQHLLDRVYIRLCEADGERRTRLQENLERIQPLLEP; this comes from the coding sequence ATGACGGCGCTGGTCAAGATCCGTTCCGAGCGCGACCGGATGTCGGCGATCGAGCGCCGCATCGCCGACTTCATCCTCGAGAATGCGCAACTGCTGCGCGACTATTCCTCGCAGCAGCTGGCCAATGCGCTGGGGATCAGCCAGTCCAGCGTGGTCAAGTTCTGCCAGAAGCTGGGCTTCAAGGGCTATCCCGACCTCAAGCTGTCGATCAACGAGGCGGTGGTGCGCGCCGACAACGGCAACGGCGCCGACGCCTCCGGCGAAGACGCCGGCGAGTCGCCGCGCCCGGCCGCCGGCCTGTGGCAGCGCAAGTCGGAAGCCGAGGAAACCACCCGCCTGATCAATCCGCCCAAGTCGCTGGATGCGGCGGCGGCGGCGATCGGCCGCGCGCGCACGGTGTTCATCATCGGCCTGGGCGAGGACGACATCCATGCGCGCGCGTTCGCATTGCGCCTGTCGCTGCTCGGCATCCTCACCGTGCACAACTTCGACCCGGCGCACATGACCGCCAGCCTGTCCGCGGCCGCGGCCAACGACGTGCTGCTGGTGTTCTCCGAGCACGGCATGCAGCCGGCGCTGTGCCACCTGAGCCACCACTTCCGCGCGCGGCAACGCGGCAAGGTGGTGACCGTCACCCGGCACAGTTCCAATGCCCTGCGCGCGCACGCGGACGTGGCCCTGCTGGTCTCCGCGCACGACGAGCGCGCGCACATCGAACCCCTGCTCTACCACTCCGCCCTGCAGCACCTGCTCGACCGCGTCTATATCCGCCTGTGCGAGGCGGACGGCGAGCGCCGCACCCGGCTGCAGGAAAACCTCGAACGGATCCAGCCGTTGCTGGAGCCGTGA
- the thrA gene encoding bifunctional aspartate kinase/homoserine dehydrogenase I — protein MNALPQQDDAEPSKPAARCRAHKFGGSSLADAGRIRHVAGLMLDADDPRQVVVVSAMQGVTDALIGIANAAAEGSDWRPALEALRQKHLDAANALLDAPADTRDWLDAQFAQLAELLRAVGLLRQPGRAAFERIQGMGEVLSSRLLQAHLRARGGDYALLDAREVLVVQPGELGVIVDWEQSAKRLAAWRTAHPQARAVATGFVAGGKDGLPTVLGRNGSDFSAAIFAALFDADELHIWSDVDGVLSADPRLVPEAVSLTAMSYQEACELAYFGAKVIHPQTMTPAIARGLPILMRNTFNPDFPGTRIDADGGAGGPVKGLTLNAGLALVSLEGAGLIGVPGTAERVFAALHAAKISVVMISQGSSEHSICSVVREADAAAARDVLLDEFARELGSAQVQGVQVVPGISVLAAVGDGMAGTPGIAAQLFGALARARVNIRAIAQGASERNISVAIAAEDQTRALRAAHAAFWLSPQTVALAVIGPGKVGAALLDQLQAALPRLRSEANIDLRLRALATSSKLWLSEHRDSKDWRTRMEEAPIATDLSAIARHLLDTHMPHAAIIDCSASNAVAEHYAEWLAAGIHVITPNKQAGAGPLERYAAIRSARAHGGARFRYEATVGAGLPVISTLRDLLDTGDALIAIDGIFSGTLAWLFNKFDGSVAFSELVREAHALGYTEPDPRDDLSGMDVARKLTILAREAGMPLSLQDVEVESLVPAALRDADRDGFMAGLAAMDAPMLQRLQAARERGCVLRYVARLQNDGSARVALLELPNDHAFAHLRLTDNCVQFTTRRYCDNPLIVQGPGAGPEVTAAGVFSDLLRVAGALGARL, from the coding sequence ATGAACGCTTTGCCGCAGCAGGACGACGCCGAACCATCCAAACCCGCCGCACGTTGCCGCGCGCACAAGTTCGGCGGCAGTTCGCTGGCCGATGCCGGCCGCATCCGCCATGTGGCCGGCCTCATGCTGGATGCCGACGATCCGCGCCAGGTCGTGGTCGTGTCCGCGATGCAGGGCGTGACCGATGCGCTGATCGGCATCGCCAATGCCGCGGCCGAAGGCAGCGATTGGCGGCCCGCGCTGGAGGCCTTGCGACAGAAACACCTCGATGCCGCGAATGCCCTGCTCGACGCGCCTGCGGACACCCGCGACTGGCTCGACGCGCAATTCGCGCAACTCGCCGAACTGCTGCGTGCGGTCGGCCTGTTGCGGCAGCCGGGGCGCGCCGCGTTCGAACGCATCCAGGGCATGGGCGAGGTGCTGTCCTCGCGCCTGCTGCAGGCGCACCTGCGCGCACGCGGCGGCGATTACGCGCTGCTCGACGCGCGCGAGGTGCTCGTCGTGCAGCCCGGCGAACTCGGGGTGATCGTCGATTGGGAGCAAAGCGCGAAGCGCCTCGCCGCATGGCGCACGGCGCACCCGCAGGCGCGCGCGGTGGCCACCGGTTTCGTCGCCGGCGGCAAGGACGGGCTGCCCACGGTGCTGGGCCGCAACGGCAGCGATTTCTCCGCGGCGATCTTCGCGGCGCTGTTCGATGCCGATGAACTGCATATCTGGTCGGATGTCGACGGCGTGCTGTCCGCCGATCCGCGGCTGGTGCCGGAAGCGGTCTCGCTGACCGCGATGAGCTACCAGGAAGCCTGCGAACTGGCCTACTTCGGCGCCAAGGTGATCCATCCGCAGACGATGACCCCCGCCATCGCGCGCGGCCTGCCGATCCTGATGCGCAATACCTTCAACCCGGACTTCCCCGGCACCCGCATCGATGCCGACGGCGGCGCCGGCGGCCCGGTGAAAGGCCTCACCTTGAACGCCGGGCTTGCGCTGGTCAGCCTGGAAGGCGCCGGCCTGATCGGCGTGCCCGGCACCGCCGAGCGCGTGTTCGCCGCGCTGCATGCGGCGAAGATCTCGGTGGTGATGATCTCGCAAGGCTCGTCCGAGCATTCGATCTGCTCGGTGGTGCGCGAAGCCGATGCCGCCGCCGCGCGCGACGTGTTGCTGGACGAATTCGCGCGCGAGCTCGGCTCGGCGCAGGTGCAAGGCGTGCAGGTCGTACCCGGCATCAGCGTGCTGGCCGCGGTCGGCGACGGCATGGCCGGCACGCCCGGCATCGCCGCGCAGCTGTTCGGTGCGCTGGCACGCGCACGGGTCAACATCCGCGCCATCGCCCAGGGCGCCTCCGAACGCAACATCTCGGTCGCCATCGCCGCCGAAGACCAGACCCGCGCATTGCGTGCGGCGCATGCGGCGTTCTGGCTGTCGCCGCAAACCGTGGCGCTGGCGGTGATCGGCCCGGGCAAGGTCGGCGCCGCCCTGCTCGACCAGCTGCAGGCCGCGCTGCCGCGCCTGCGCAGCGAGGCCAACATCGACCTGCGCCTGCGCGCGTTGGCCACCAGCAGCAAGCTGTGGCTGAGCGAACATCGCGACAGCAAGGACTGGCGCACGCGCATGGAAGAGGCCCCCATCGCGACCGACCTGTCCGCGATCGCCCGCCACCTGCTCGATACCCACATGCCGCACGCGGCGATCATCGACTGCAGTGCCAGCAATGCGGTCGCCGAACACTATGCGGAATGGCTGGCCGCCGGCATCCACGTGATCACCCCCAACAAGCAGGCGGGTGCTGGTCCGCTCGAACGCTATGCAGCCATCCGCAGCGCACGCGCCCACGGCGGCGCGCGCTTCCGCTACGAAGCCACGGTCGGCGCCGGCCTGCCGGTGATCTCCACCTTGCGCGACCTGCTCGACACCGGCGACGCACTCATCGCCATCGACGGCATCTTCTCCGGCACCCTGGCCTGGCTGTTCAACAAATTCGACGGCAGCGTGGCGTTCTCTGAGCTGGTGCGCGAGGCGCATGCGCTGGGCTATACCGAGCCCGACCCGCGCGACGACCTGTCCGGCATGGACGTGGCGCGCAAGCTCACCATCCTCGCCCGCGAGGCGGGCATGCCGCTGTCGCTGCAGGATGTCGAGGTGGAGAGCCTGGTCCCCGCCGCGCTGCGCGATGCCGACCGCGACGGCTTCATGGCCGGCCTGGCGGCGATGGACGCGCCGATGCTGCAACGCCTGCAGGCCGCGCGCGAACGCGGCTGCGTGCTGCGCTACGTCGCCCGCCTGCAGAACGACGGCAGCGCGCGGGTTGCGTTGCTGGAACTGCCGAACGACCATGCCTTCGCCCACCTGCGACTGACCGACAACTGCGTGCAATTCACCACTCGCCGCTACTGCGACAACCCGCTGATCGTGCAAGGCCCCGGCGCCGGCCCGGAGGTCACCGCCGCCGGCGTGTTCTCCGACCTGCTGCGCGTGGCCGGCGCGCTGGGAGCGCGCCTGTGA
- a CDS encoding dicarboxylate/amino acid:cation symporter: MSTTARVLTGLVAGIVIGILLAWTDPALAASVANIVEPFGKLWINALQMTVVPLVLSLVIVGVNQASDVAHSGRVARRAIIIFVVLLTAAATMAAILAPLALSMLQPDPAVAAALRGHEAELPQATGGWASALTAIVPSNAVAAAAAGAMLPLVTFALFFGFALTRIDPDKRAQVVGFFQAISDAMIVIVRWVLWVAPVGIFALVLALTARAGLGMLQALGIYILLECALYLLAVVLLVAIAVTAGRQKLGHFLSGIAPVQAVAASTQSSLATLPAMLESSQQRLGFPQSVSGLVLPMAVSLFRITSPIQYIASASFIAWAMGIDLTFAHLATGVALSVLVSMGSVGLPGQAIFIATNLPVTQAMGLPIAPLPVLMAVDAIPDVLATVGNVTGDMTANALVASRSGDGGTVPPATTA, from the coding sequence ATGAGCACCACCGCGCGCGTCCTCACCGGCCTGGTCGCCGGCATCGTGATCGGCATCCTGCTGGCGTGGACGGATCCGGCGCTGGCCGCGTCCGTCGCCAACATCGTCGAACCCTTCGGCAAGCTGTGGATCAATGCGTTGCAGATGACCGTGGTGCCGCTGGTGCTGTCGCTGGTGATCGTCGGGGTGAACCAGGCCAGCGACGTCGCCCACTCCGGCCGCGTCGCCCGCCGCGCCATCATCATCTTCGTGGTGCTGCTGACCGCCGCCGCGACCATGGCCGCGATCCTCGCGCCGCTGGCACTGTCGATGCTGCAGCCCGACCCCGCGGTCGCCGCCGCGCTGCGCGGCCACGAAGCCGAACTCCCGCAGGCCACCGGCGGGTGGGCCAGCGCGCTCACCGCGATCGTGCCGAGCAATGCCGTGGCCGCCGCCGCCGCCGGCGCGATGCTGCCGCTGGTGACCTTCGCGTTGTTCTTCGGCTTCGCGCTGACCCGGATCGACCCGGACAAGCGCGCGCAAGTCGTGGGCTTCTTCCAGGCGATCAGCGACGCGATGATCGTGATCGTGCGCTGGGTGCTGTGGGTGGCGCCGGTCGGCATCTTCGCGCTGGTGCTGGCGCTGACCGCACGCGCCGGGCTGGGCATGCTGCAGGCGCTGGGCATCTACATCTTGCTCGAATGCGCGCTGTACCTGCTGGCGGTGGTGCTGCTGGTCGCGATCGCGGTCACCGCCGGCCGCCAGAAACTCGGTCATTTCCTGTCCGGCATCGCGCCGGTGCAGGCGGTGGCGGCCAGCACGCAATCCTCCCTGGCCACGTTGCCGGCGATGCTCGAGAGTTCGCAGCAGCGGCTCGGCTTCCCGCAGTCGGTCTCGGGGCTGGTGCTGCCGATGGCGGTCTCGCTGTTCCGCATCACCTCGCCGATCCAGTACATCGCCAGCGCCAGCTTCATCGCCTGGGCGATGGGCATCGACCTCACCTTCGCCCACCTCGCCACCGGCGTGGCCTTGTCGGTGCTGGTGAGCATGGGCTCGGTCGGCCTGCCCGGGCAGGCGATCTTCATCGCCACCAACCTGCCGGTGACCCAGGCGATGGGCTTGCCGATCGCCCCGCTGCCGGTGCTGATGGCGGTGGACGCGATCCCCGACGTGCTGGCCACTGTCGGCAACGTCACCGGCGACATGACCGCGAATGCGCTGGTGGCGTCGCGCAGCGGGGATGGCGGAACGGTTCCACCCGCAACCACCGCTTGA